The following proteins are co-located in the Colletotrichum lupini chromosome 4, complete sequence genome:
- a CDS encoding cytochrome P450, whose protein sequence is MAILELLITPWAPALVVVGVVVYYLYPFFVTFGSLRGIPAPFPAQFTNLWLLSVVRRGTRYQTVDEIHKKMGPVVRIQPNHVSIADDEAIQAIYGHGNGFLKSDFYDAFVSIRRGLFNTRDRHEHSRKRKIVSHTFSVKSIGQFEPYMHENLVLFVQKWDELAKNNPAGATIDCLKWFNYLAFDIIGDLAFGAPFGMLASGADIAEVRESPNSPPIYAPAIEILNRRGEVSATLGILPDLKPWAKYIPDPFFSQGLEAVQNLAGMAIARVKARLDNPPDIDRLDLLARLMEGRDDKGEPLGREELTAEALTQLIAGSDTTSNSSCALLYHAARTPGVLERLQKELDEAIAPTVDVPTYEMIKDLPYLAMVIDETLRFHSTSGIGLPRQIPENSPGVTIRGHFFPPGTVLSVPSYTMHHSKEIWGPDADDFRPERWESLTARQKNAFIPFSTGPRACVGRNVAEMEMKLIVATWARRYKVELRQEIMETNEGFLRKPLALDINIKRR, encoded by the exons ATGGCCATCCTAGAGCTTCTCATCACGCCTTGGGCACCGGCCCTGGTGGTCGTAGGCGTAGTTGTCTACTACCTTTACCCTTTCTTCGTCACATTCGGCTCCCTTCGTGGAATTCCGGCACCGTTCCCAGCACAATTCACCAATCTGTGGCTTCTCTCCGTTGTCCGGCGTGGCACGCGATACCAAACCGTCGATGAAATCCACAAGAAGATGGGGCCCGTGGTTCGCATCCAGCCCAACCATGTGAGCATTGCCGACGATGAGGCCATTCAGGCCATCTATGGTCACGGCAACGGCTTTCTCAAGTC AGACTTTTACGACGCCTTTGTCTCCATTCGGAGAGGACTCTTCAACACCAGAGACCGTCATGAGCACTCACGCAAGCGCAAGATTGTGTCGCACACCTTTTCCGTCAAGTCAATTGGCCAATTCGAGCCTTATATGCACGAGAACCTGGTCCTCTTCGTCCAAAAGTGGGATGAGCTCGCCAAGAACAACCCAGCTGGCGCCACCATTGACTGCTTGAAATGGTTCAACTACCTGGCATTTGACATTATTGGCGATTTGGCCTTCGGTGCGCCGTTTGGCATGCTTGCATCCGGTGCTGATATCGCCGAGGTTCGCGAATCCCCCAACAGCCCGCCCATATACGCACCCGCCATTGAAATTCTGAACCGGAGAGGCGAGGTTTCTGCCACTCTTGGAATTCTCCCCGACCTGAAGCCCTGGGCAAAGTACATTCCGGATCCCTTCTTCAGCCAAGGCTTGGAGGCCGTGCAGAATCTAGCGGGCATGGCTATCGCGCGTGTCAAGGCTAGACTGGACAACCCTCCCGATATCGACAGACTGGATCTGCTTGCGCGACTGATGGAGGGACGTGACGACAAGGGAGAGCCTCTGGGCAGAGAGGAGCTTACTGCCGAGGCCTTGACGCAGCTGATTGCCGGTAGCGACACGACTTCCAACTCTTCTTGCGCGCTTCTGTACCACGCTGCTAGAACCCCTGGCGTATTGGAGAGGCTGCAAAAGGAACTCGACGAGGCCATCGCCCCCACCGTCGATGTCCCGACCTACGAGATGATCAAGGATCTTCCCTACCTCGCCATGGTCATTGACGAGACGCTCCGCTTCCACTCCACCTCTGGCATTGGTCTACCACGCCAAATCCCCGAAAACTCACCCGGCGTCACCATTCGCGGCCACTTCTTCCCTCCCGGCACCGTTCTCAGCGTTCCTTCGTACACCATGCACCACTCCAAGGAGATTTGGGGACCGGACGCTGACGATTTCCGCCCCGAGAGATGGGAGTCGCTTACGGCGAGGCAGAAAAATGCTTTCATCCCGTTCAGCACCGGACCCAGGGCATGCGTCGGAAGGAACGTGGCCGAGATGGAGATGAAGCTCATCGTCGCGACGTGGGCTAGGAGGTACAAAGTTGAGCTGAGACAAGAGATTATGGAGACCAACGAGGGATTCCTGAGGAAGCCTCTGGCACTCGACATCAACATCAAGAGGCGGTGA
- a CDS encoding para-nitrobenzyl esterase, which yields MSLASLLHLRSHCWNQNLGLHDQRLALTWLQEIIASFDGDPSKVTIWGQSAGSFSVDHHLKAYANDTLVPFRAEIISSGQMSFGDLAHPPPGTDA from the exons ATG TCTTTGGCTTCCCTACTTCACCTGAGATCCCACTGCTGGAACCAAAACCTGGGTTTACACGACCAGCGTCTCGCTCTCACTTGGTTACAAGAAATCATCGCCTCCTTTGACGGCGACCCGTCCAAGGTTACAATCTGGGGCCAGTCCGCAGGCTCCTTTTCGGTGGACCACCACCTCAAAGCCTACGCCAACGACACGCTGGTCCCATTTCGAGCTGAAATCATATCCAGCGGCCAGATGAGTTTCGGAGATCTCGCCCATCCACCGCCCGGAACCGATGCCTAG
- a CDS encoding adenosylmethionine decarboxylase, giving the protein MSTQGVDDRLSRCTVPQVFTPGEMKRTLGLVPNSRHTTYQGLRTAMNRTGYWEFLETGQHIDAHSTLTGPDSAVIGGIPVPRTGKAPQKHGGTCQSGTLPKPLSNPWYCARSRKKLKHDDFHRMSHHSYVFTGYESFTFGDFAVVLILGPGLGLRKMTSESRSSATRCLFRPFPGIALHWQVNSIDYQLLPYAARYFIWFAAESKVVGKEQVFFISRETLGIPKTALCSGQSVKKYRQKMLPSEKCANGSIRETWTCQNVLPVGSGSSSYLTQRFPSTTNHNEHIHIHHDGIPPGASKLTAYLSTPKSFFGLPCDGHLPTGGIHAAPRSATSANFWPSMNQVDLLRFLSKPANDVAPSIHCLLLAPPASKIVHPPVGLLSQTNAAKFPTLSHASSRVAPKELVLQKMVNPSVPNDYALSPAEATPHLTINHDVAADLDSTNAFEGPEKLLEVWFAPGPESLPASAQPNGLKAVSADTWVTMLDMVNCKILSVLESDSVDAYLLSESSLFVFPHKLILKTCGTTTLLLGLQRLLHIAAEHAGFPFHNAKESTNVKAAATPYRVFYSRKNFLFPDRQQGPHRSWRSEVKYLDDLFEGGSAYMVGKMNGDHWYLYITTPNKTLTPPRTPDEAEEAAAFAARIPTGSVASFSSGFEERSDETLEILMTDLDPENAKQFYLADASAVATDKLHLPQTQAARDDAHQSLGDMSQVHERAGGEDHVDVFENIGESDLNDGERAATEALTTEGHAIGTVVSEGCGLSSVYPTSKYPGARVDAYLFSPCGFSANGVVPAIADEDDDSKNEKGGNAAHYFTVHVTPEPNCSFASFETNVPGGQSGRTTAEIIEHVVDIFKPGRFSVTLFEAKGKSANPYGMGDYASRATAVQRLVDPVRGYRRIDRIVHDFEDYDLVFRFYERDDWAGDREARLGEEIHSLSGSHPSPLHVVLPTSFVTLSDILGLLHSLSDISIDHDPDALDCWADFFHTQRGRLQATAIRFSYKFLTSLGPLLTFFRGVYGCSMAVGPQRPVPRFVSGWNVESPPATPASAGSHGKDTSHPTSTSDQPSPPSAMAPSLKGDDTVSVVESLETKSSMSGSDVSTKSPPKPLPIVMIAVMFFMIVASGGGLCLSALQFRPSKTGERDCLSQSFILFGSMISPMYVVLHIIVSFRNYQVVKRQSLQSPLVSWAVIVARLGLLLWIPAVILSSVALSHYPGFVTQSPITELNFSVSVIGIICSIVVILVLEIASHPFELPCFRRRNTVTCLVSAFEKDLKDEEAKPASRPNSRPPTPPAYYYFPANHRHTIPAPARAKLVRKASYPRRREQIPPVPPIPYPHPDSLGIMLPIAEPLPPLPELEQTSVAPAIKITPANAPECLCPGNGKLAPPANKDKPCPPPPGTAWAKDWEQLAVDTGVRRNGSLSDYGSTVGTDTLDGRFDTRGVALKPPLPSIIVTHSPEQV; this is encoded by the exons ATGTCAACTCAAGGAGTAGACGACAGGCTCAGTCGCTGCACCGTGCCACAAGTCTTTACCCCTGGCGAGATGAAGAGGACGCTCGGCTTGGTGCCCAATTCTAGGCACACAACGTACCAGGGGTTGAGAACAGCCATGAACCGCACC GGATACTGGGAATTTCTAGAGACCGGACAGCATATAGATGCCCACTCCACGCTGACCGGGCCCGACTCCGCTGTC ATTGGTGGCATCCCGGTGCCTCGGACGGGCAAAGCCCCGCAAAAACATGGCGGTACCTGTCAATCAGGTACCTTGCCTAAGCCGCTGTCAAATCCCTGGTACTGCGCAAGAAGCCGCAAGAAGTTGAAGCACGATGACTTTCACCGCATGTCCCACCACTCGTATGTATTTACCGGATATG AATCCTTCACATTTGGTGACTTTGCT GTGGTGTTAATCTTAGGTCCAGGCCTGGGGCTGCGAAAAATGACGTCTGAGTCCCGTTCTTCAGCGACAC GATGTCTTTTCCGTCCTTTCCCGGGCATAGCTCTCCACTGGCAAGTGAATTCAATTGACTACCAACTACTACCTTACGCGGCGCGATACTTCATATGGTTTGCAGCAGAGTCGAAGGTAGTGGGAAAGGAACAGGTGTTTTTTATCAGCAGGGAGACCTTGGGCATTCCCAAAACGGCTCTCTGCAGCGGACAGTCGGTCAAGAAATACCGCCAAAAAATGTTGCCATCTGAAAAGTGCGCAAATGGAAGTATCCGTGAGACCTGGACTTG CCAGAATGTCCTCCCAGTTGGCAGTGGCAGCTCCTCGTACCTCAC ACAACGCTTCCCCTCCACCACGAACCACAACGAGCACATCCACATCCACCACGACGGAATCCCTCCCGGAGCTTCAAAATTGACAGCCTACCTTTCCACGCCGAAATCTTTCTTCGGTT TACCTTGCGACGGTCATCTTCCTACTGGTGGCATTCACGCTGCCCCTCGTTCTGCGACTTCAGCCAATTTCTGGCCATCTATGAACCAAGTCGACCTCCTCCGCTTCCTCTCCAAGCCCGCAAA TGACGTTGCACCTTCTATACACTGTTTGCTGCTGGCTCCGCCAGCCTCCAAAATTGTCCACCCTCCTGTGGGCCTACTCTCTCAAACGAACGCCGCAAAGTTC CCTACTCTTTCTCACGCGAGCTCCCGGGTTGCGCCTAAAGAGCTAGTCCTGCAGAAGATGGTCAACCCCTCCGTCCCCAACGACTACGCCCTCTCCCCGGCTGAGGCTACTCCTCATCTGACAATCAATCATGATGTCGCTGCTGACCTAGACTCCACCAACGCCTTTGAAG GCCCGGAGAAGCTCCTCGAAGTGTGGTTCGCCCCTGGCCCCGAGTCCCTCCCCGCGAGCGCTCAGCCCAATGGCCTGAAAGCCGTTTCCGCCGACACCTGGGTTACCATGCTCGACATGGTCAACTGCAAGATCCTCTCAGTCCTTGAGTCTGACTCTGTCGATGCCTATCTCTTGTCCGAGTCGAGCTTGTTTGTGTTCCCCCACAAGCTCATTCTCAAGACCTGCGGCACGACCACTCTCCTCCTGGGCTTGCAGCGACTCCTCCACATCGCGGCTGAACACGCCGGCTTCCCCTTCCATAACGCCAAGGAATCCACCAACGTCAAGGCTGCTGCAACCCCCTACCGAGTCTTCTACAGTCGCAAGAACTTTTTATTCCCTGACCGTCAACAGGGTCCCCACCGAAGCTGGAGATCCGAGGTCAAGTACTTGGATGACCTGTTCGAGGGTGGCAGTGCCTACATGGTTGGCAAAATGAACGGCGATCACTGGTACCTCTATATTACCACGCCGAACAAAACCTTGACGCCCCCTAGGACTCCTGACGAGGCAGAAGAAGCTGCTGCATTCGCCGCCAGGATTCCCACAGGTAGCGTGGCCAGTTTCAGCAGCGGCTTCGAGGAGCGCAGTGACGAAACTCTTGAAATTCTCATGACCGATCTCGACCCTGAAAATGCGAAGCAGTTCTACTTGGCGGACGCGAGTGCGGTCGCTACCGACAAGTTGCACTTGCCGCAGACACAGGCGGCTCGGGACGATGCCCACCAGAGTTTGGGTGACATGTCTCAGGTTCATGAGAGGGCGGGCGGCGAGGACCATGTCGACGTCTTTGAGAACATCGGCGAGTCTGACCTCAACGATGGCGAACGTGCCGCCACTGAGGCTCTGACAACCGAGGGTCACGCAATTGGTACTGTTGTTTCCGAGGGTTGCGGTCTCTCCAGCGTGTACCCAACCAGCAAGTATCCCGGAGCTCGCGTCGACGCCTACCTCTTCAGCCCTTGTGGCTTTTCCGCCAACGGTGTTGTTCCTGCCATTGCCGATGAAGACGATGACTCGAAGAATGAGAAGGGCGGAAATGCCGCTCATTACTTCACTGTCCACGTCACCCCGGAGCCCAACTGCTCATTCGCCTCTTTCGAGACCAACGTCCCTGGAGGCCAGAGTGGCCGTACCACGGCTGAGATCATCGAGCACGTCGTTGACATCTTCAAGCCTGGCCGCTTTAGTGTTACTCTGTTTGAGGCCAAGGGCAAGAGCGCCAACCCCTATGGCATGGGTGATTATGCTTCTCGTGCGACTGCCGTTCAGCGTCTCGTTGACCCTGTCCGCGGGTACCGTCGCATTGATCGCATTGTCCATGACTTTGAGGATTACGACCTCGTCTTCCGCTTCTACGAACGGGATGACTGGGCTGGCGACCGTGAGGCTCGCCTTGGAGAGGAGAT CCATAGTCTGTCCGGTAGCCATCCC AGCCCCCTACACGTCGTCCTACCCACGAGCTTTGTCACTTTATCTGACATCCTGGGCCTGCTCCACTCATTGTCTGATATCTCAATCGACCATGATCCCGATGCGCTCGATTGCTGGGCAGATTTCTTCCACACTCAACGAGGCCGGCTGCAAGCCACAGCCATCCGGTTCAGCTACAAATTCTTGACCAGCCTCGGGCCGTTATTGACAT TTTTCCGAGGCGTTTATGGCTGCTCA ATGGCCGTTGGCCCCCAGCGACCAGTGCCTCGATTTGTCTCGGGCTGGAATGTTGAGAGCCCACCCGCCACGCCAGCAAGTGCTGGCAGCCATGGCAAAGACACCAGCCATCCCACTTCAA CATCCGATCAACCCTCGCCGCCTTCTGCCATGGCTCCTTCTCTCAAAGGCGACGACACCGTCAGTGTCGTCGAGTCGTTGGAGACAAAGTCCTCCATGTCAGGAAGCGATGTTTCCACAAAATCCCCGCCCAAGCCTCTCCCGATTGTCATGATCGCGGTCATGTTCTTCATGATCGTCGCGTCCGGAGGAGGCCTTTGTCTTTCGGCTCTTCAGTTTCGGCCCTCAAAGACTGGCGAGCGTGACTGTCTCAGTCAGAGCTTCATCCTGTTTGGT TCGATGATCTCCCCCATGTACGTGGTGTTACATATTATCGTGTCGTTCCGCAACTACCAGGTTGTCAAGAGGCAGTCACTGCAATCACCTTTGGTGTCATGGGCTGTCATTGTTGCCCGCTTGGGTCTCTTGCTCTGGATTCCGGCCGTGATTCTCTCTTCGGTAGCTCTATCACATTACCCCGGCTTCGTGACACAAAGCCCAATTACTGAGCTGAATTTCTCAGTATCCGTCATCGGAAT TATTTGCAGCATTGTCGTCATTCTTGTCCTGGAGATTGCATCGCACCCATTCGAGTTGCCCTGCTTCAGACGGCGGAACACGGTCACTTGTCTAGTCAGCGCCTTCGAAAAGGATCTCAAGGACGAGGAAGCCAAGCCTGCAAGCCGGCCAAACAGTCGTCCTCCGACCCCTCCAGCCTACTATTATTTTCCCGCCAACCACCGACACACGATCCCGGCCCCAGCAAGAGCCAAACTCGTCCGCAAAGCCAGCTACCCCCGGCGCCGAGAGCAAATCCCACCCGTCCCGCCTATCCCGTACCCGCACCCGGACTCCCTCGGCATCATGCTGCCCATCGCAGAGCCTCTGCCTCCTCTTCCCGAGCTGGAACAGACTTCCGTCGCGCCGGCCATCAAGATCACCCCCGCCAACGCGCCCGAATGTCTCTGCCCCGGGAACGGTAAGCTCGCCCCGCCGGCGAACAAGGACAAGCCGTgtccccctccccccggAACGGCGTGGGCTAAGGATTGGGAGCAGCTAGCCGTTGATACCGGCGTGCGACGAAACGGGTCATTGAGCGACTATGGGTCTACCGTCGGAACGGATACGCTTGATGGAAGGTTCGATACCCGTGGAGTTGCGTTGAAGCCGCCTCTGCCTTCGATCATCGTCACACATAGTCCAGAGCAAGTCTGA